The following are from one region of the Salvia hispanica cultivar TCC Black 2014 chromosome 1, UniMelb_Shisp_WGS_1.0, whole genome shotgun sequence genome:
- the LOC125202451 gene encoding GDSL esterase/lipase At1g28600-like, whose amino-acid sequence MKMNYSIAILLILTSASNQASSACFKSIISFGDSLADTGNAIQLTPSNTPPRSAAPPYGVTFFHRPTGRWSDGRLVIDFIAEALGLPLVQPFFGGSDFSGSVNFAVAGCTALRDSFWAEEGIQIDLANTSLADQLSWFKELFLPKFCHTPSDCKNFLKTSLVLVGEIEGNDYNYAFLQGKSFKSVLAIVPKVVKAISLTINELIKLGAKTLVVPGDLPIGCLPVYLTYFITSNQTYYDPETGCLDWLNRFARHHNKLLQTELDFIQKQNPSINVVYADYYNAAMQFYRFPTKYGFSEGALIACCGSGGPYNVNGTSTCGSEGCSTCEDPSLYVSWDGLHLTETAYGVIADGLLQGSFTSPPLYAFCAPPSNNADPFTPLTTTVTRSPDLSVGGEASYK is encoded by the exons atgaagatgaattACTCAATCGCCATTCTCCTGATTTTAACATCAGCAAGCAATCAAGCTTCTTCCGCGTGCTTCAAATCCATCATCAGCTTCGGCGATTCGCTCGCCGACACCGGCAACGCAATCCAACTCACTCCCTCCAACACTCCACCACGCTCGGCCGCGCCGCCATACGGagtaactttcttccaccgcCCCACGGGGAGGTGGTCCGACGGCCGCCTCGTCATCGATTTCATAG CTGAGGCTTTGGGGCTTCCGTTGGTGCAGCCATTTTTCGGTGGCAGCGATTTCAGCGGTAGTGTGAACTTCGCGGTGGCGGGATGCACGGCGCTACGAGACTCGTTTTGGGCGGAGGAGGGGATCCAGATTGATTTGGCGAATACGTCTCTAGCTGATCAGTTGAGTTGGTTTAAGGAACTGTTTTTACCCAAATTTTGCCACACACCTTCAG ATTGTAAGAATTTTCTAAAAACCTCCCTGGTTTTGGTGGGAGAGATAGAAGGCAATGACTACAACTATGCATTCCTTCAAGGGAAAAGCTTCAAATCAGTACTAGCAATCGTTCCTAAAGTTGTTAAAGCAATAAGCTTAACAATCAAT GAACTGATCAAGCTCGGAGCTAAGACTCTTGTAGTTCCTGGGGATTTGCCTATCGGATGTTTGCCTGTTTATCTTACTTACTTCATAACCTCGAATCAAACATACTACGACCCCGAAACAGGTTGCCTCGACTGGCTAAACAGGTTCGCTCGCCACCATAACAAATTGCTTCAGACAGAACTTGACTTCATCCAAAAGCAGAACCCGAGCATCAACGTTGTGTATGCAGACTATTACAATGCTGCAATGCAGTTTTACCGATTCCCAACAAAATATG GATTCTCAGAAGGAGCACTTATAGCATGTTGTGGCAGTGGAGGACCGTACAACGTTAATGGCACGTCCACCTGCGGTTCCGAAGGATGTAGCACGTGCGAGGATCCTTCGTTGTACGTGAGCTGGGATGGTCTCCATTTGACAGAGACGGCTTACGGAGTAATTGCAGATGGATTACTGCAAGGATCTTTTACTAGTCCTCCGCTCTATGCGTTTTGTGCTCCGCCTTCAAATAATGCCGATCCATTCACCCCCTTGACTACTACGGTGACTCGAAGCCCTGATTTATCGGTTGGAGGCGAAGCATCTTACAAATAA
- the LOC125214621 gene encoding GDSL esterase/lipase At1g28590-like, translating into MKMNYSISILLILISASNQASSACFKSIISFGDSLADTGNAIQLAPSNTPPPSAAPPYGVTFFHRPTGRWSDGRLVIDFIAEALGLPLVQPFFGGSDFDSGVNFAVGGCTALRDSIWAEEGIQIDLANVSLAAQLSWFKELFLPKFCHTPSDCKNFLETSLVLVGEIGGNDYNYAFLQGKSFESTLAIVPKVVKAISLMINELIKLGAKTLVVPGNLPIGCLPIYLTYFITSNQTYYDPETGCLNWLNNFARHHNNILKTELDCIQKQNPNINIVYADYYNAAMQFYRFPKKYGFTKGALIACCGSGGPYNFDRASMCGSKGSSTCEDPSLHASWDGLHWTEAAYRLIADGLLRGSFTIPPLHAFCVPPSNMLLRSSWLW; encoded by the exons ATGAAGATGAATTACTCAATCTCCATTCTGCTGATTTTAATATCAGCAAGCAATCAAGCTTCTTCCGCGTGCTTCAAATCCATCATCAGCTTCGGCGATTCGCTCGCCGACACCGGCAATGCAATCCAACTCGCTCCCTCCAACACTCCTCCGCCCTCCGCCGCGCCGCCCTACGGagtaactttcttccaccgcCCCACGGGGAGGTGGTCCGACGGCCGCCTCGTCATCGATTTCATCG CTGAGGCTTTGGGGCTTCCGTTGGTGCAGCCGTTTTTCGGTGGCAGCGATTTCGACAGCGGAGTGAATTTCGCGGTGGGGGGATGCACGGCGCTGCGAGACTCGATTTGGGCGGAGGAGGGGATCCAGATTGATTTGGCGAATGTGTCTCTAGCTGCGCAGTTGAGTTGGTTTAAGGAACTGTTTTTGCCCAAATTCTGCCACACACCTTCTG ATTGTAAAAATTTCCTAGAAACCTCCCTGGTTTTGGTGGGAGAGATTGGAGGCAATGACTACAACTATGCATTCCTTCAGGGGAAAAGCTTCGAATCAACACTAGCAATCGTTCCTAAAGTTGTTAAAGCAATAAGCTTAATGATCAAT GAACTGATCAAGCTCGGAGCTAAGACTCTTGTGGTTCCTGGGAATTTGCCTATTGGATGTTTACCTATTTATCTTACTTACTTCATAACCTCGAATCAAACATACTACGACCCTGAAACAGGTTGTCTCAACTGGCTAAACAACTTTGCTCGCCACCATAACAACATACTTAAGACCGAACTTGACTGCATCCAAAAGCAGAACCCAAACATCAACATAGTCTATGCAGACTATTACAATGCTGCAATGCAGTTTTACcgattcccaaaaaaatatg GATTCACAAAAGGAGCCCTTATAGCATGTTGTGGCAGTGGAGGACCATACAACTTTGATCGCGCATCCATGTGTGGATCCAAAGGATCAAGCACATGCGAGGATCCGTCGTTGCATGCTAGTTGGGACGGTCTCCATTGGACAGAGGCAGCGTATAGATTGATTGCAGATGGTTTGCTGCGAGGATCTTTTACCATTCCTCCGTTGCATGCGTTTTGTGTTCCACCTTCCAATATGCTGCTTCGTTCATCCTGGTTATGGTGA
- the LOC125216066 gene encoding pentatricopeptide repeat-containing protein At1g28690, mitochondrial-like has protein sequence MRHGRFSNISALVQPTTNCPRTELNAVPVFSVSSALQSYINSDHPSHGQKIHSRIIKTGFIPNVNISIKLLILHIKSSCLSYARQVFDEMPHRTLSAYNYMIAGNVRHGFAEEAFELVRELYLSGEKPDAYTFSMILKGSTSGNAGLSSHFVAREVHAQISKSYVVGDDVLYTALVDAYVKGERIDYARRVFDLMLEQNVVCSTSMITGYMNRGRWEDAEDVFEKTLEKDVVVYNAMIEGYSKSVEMAKKAIEMYIEMQRLDFTPTISTYASIIGACSLLSAFEIGQQIQGQLVKTEFFPHIKMGSALIDMYSKCGRTEDARRVFDYMPRRNIFSWTSMIDGYGKNGSPNEALALFNRMINVSRITPNHVTFLGALSACAHAGLVGEGMEIFKSMERVYSMRPRMEHYACVVDLLGRAGRLDEALEFITQMPEKPNSDVWAALLSSCRLQGDVELARAAADELFKVKEESRPGAYVALSNTLADAGRWEGVSQLREVMKARGVCKGTGFTWIGTDAGLEAFHAGSS, from the coding sequence ATGAGGCATGGCAGATTTAGCAATATCAGTGCCCTAGTTCAACCCACAACCAATTGCCCACGAACAGAGCTCAACGCTGTCCCAGTGTTTTCCGTGTCATCGGCGCTGCAGAGTTACATCAATTCCGATCACCCCTCTCACGGCCAGAAGATCCATTCCCGCATTATCAAAACTGGCTTCATACCCAATGTCAACATCTCCATCAAACTCCTCATCCTCCACATCAAGTCTTCATGTTTATCGTACGCGCGCCAGGTGTTCGATGAAATGCCTCACCGAACTTTATCAGCCTACAATTACATGATAGCAGGAAACGTAAGGCACGGTTTTGCCGAAGAAGCGTTTGAATTGGTGAGAGAACTCTACCTTTCAGGTGAGAAGCCAGATGCTTACACATTTTCGATGATTTTAAAAGGTTCAACTAGTGGAAATGCAGGGCTATCCTCACATTTTGTTGCGAGGGAAGTCCATGCCCAAATCTCGAAATCTTATGTAGTCGGTGATGACGTGCTCTATACCGCATTAGTCGATGCGTATGTGAAGGGCGAGAGGATTGATTATGCGAGGAGAGTGTTCGATTTGATGCTGGAGCAGAATGTGGTTTGTTCTACGTCGATGATCACCGGGTACATGAACCGAGGCCGTTGGGAGGATGCAGAGGATGTGTTTGAGAAAACTCTCGAGAAAGATGTGGTGGTTTACAATGCCATGATTGAAGGATACAGCAAATCGGTTGAAATGGCTAAGAAGGCCATAGAGATGTATATTGAGATGCAGCGTCTTGATTTCACGCCTACCATATCAACGTACGCAAGCATCATCGGGGCTTGTTCGCTCTTGTCAGCGTTTGAAATCGGCCAGCAGATCCAAGGGCAGCTCGTAAAGACTGAGTTTTTCCCTCACATAAAGATGGGGAGTGCTCTGATAGACATGTACTCCAAATGTGGCCGGACAGAGGATGCAAGGCGCGTCTTCGACTACATGCCTAGAAGGAACATCTTCTCGTGGACGTCGATGATTGATGGATACGGCAAGAACGGAAGCCCAAACGAAGCTCTAGCGCTCTTCAACAGAATGATCAATGTCAGCCGGATCACCCCAAACCACGTGACGTTTCTTGGCGCGTTGTCAGCTTGCGCCCACGCGGGGCTGGTCGGTGAAGGGATGGAGATCTTTAAGAGCATGGAGCGGGTTTATTCGATGAGGCCGAGAATGGAGCATTACGCTTGCGTGGTTGATCTGTTGGGGCGCGCGGGGAGGTTGGACGAGGCGCTTGAGTTCATAACGCAGATGCCCGAGAAGCCCAACTCGGACGTGTGGGCGGCTTTGCTGAGTTCTTGCAGGTTGCAGGGTGATGTGGAGCTTGCTAGAGCGGCTGCGGACGAACTTTTCAAGGTGAAGGAGGAGAGCAGGCCGGGGGCGTATGTTGCGTTGTCGAACACGCTGGCTGATGCCGGAAGATGGGAGGGTGTGAGCCAGTTGAGGGAGGTGATGAAGGCTAGAGGAGTGTGTAAAGGGACAGGGTTCACTTGGATAGGGACAGATGCTGGTTTAGAAGCTTTCCATGCTGGGAGTTCTTAG
- the LOC125208573 gene encoding magnesium-chelatase subunit ChlI, chloroplastic-like translates to MAAIMGASSTAAIFATHSSITPSLSLHPSPRLSSGRKFYGGVAVPLKKGRSHFHFSISNVATSPAQQEVQKLASSKENQRPVYPFAAIVGQDEMKLCLLLNVIDPKIGGVMIMGDRGTGKSTTVRSLVDLLPEIKVVYGDPFNSDPEDAEVQGPEVRDKVMKGEQLPVVATKINMVDLPLGATEDRVCGTIDIEKALTEGVKAFEPGLLAKANRGILYVDEVNLLDDHLVDVLLDSAASGWNTVEREGISISHPARFILIGSGNPEEGELRPQLLDRFGMHAQVGTVKDAELRVKIVEERARFDKNPQEFRKSYIAEQEKLQQQIDSARSGLSSVIIDHDLRVKISKVCAELNVDGLRGDIVTNRAARALAALKGRDKVTTEDIATVIPNCLRHRLRKDPLESIDSGLLVIEKFYEVFA, encoded by the exons ATGGCTGCGATAATGGGAGCTTCCTCCACTGCAGCAATCTTTGCTACTCACTCATCAATAactccctctctctccctccaCCCTTCTCCAC GGCTGAGCTCAGGGAGGAAATTCTATGGAGGAGTTGCAGTCCCCTTGAAGAAAGGGCGCTCTCATTTccatttctcaatttccaaTGTTGCCACTTCTCCTGCTCAGCAAGAG GTTCAGAAGCTCGCTTCTTCGAAGGAGAATCAGAGGCCAGTTTATCCATTTGCAGCTATAGTCGGGCAGGATGAGATGAAACTGTGCCTTTTGCTGAATGTGATTGATCCGAAGATCGGAGGGGTGATGATCATGGGTGACAGGGGGACCGGAAAGTCTACAACCGTTAGATCTTTAGTCGATCTACTCCCTGAAATCAAAGTAGTGTACGGGGATCCATTTAACTCGGATCCAGAGGATGCTGAAGTGCAGGGGCCGGAAGTACGTGACAAAGTCATGAAAGGCGAACAGCTCCCTGTCGTAGCTACAAAGATCAACATGGTTGATCTGCCTTTGGGTGCAACAGAAGATAGAGTTTGTGGCACAATCGACATTGAGAAGGCCCTTACCGAAGGTGTGAAGGCGTTCGAGCCTGGTCTCCTAGCAAAGGCCAACAGAGGGATTCTGTATGTTGACGAGGTTAATCTTTTGGACGATCATTTAGTGGACGTTCTGCTAGATTCTGCTGCCTCGGGATGGAACACTgtggagagagagggaatcTCGATTTCACACCCGGCCAGGTTCATACTCATCGGATCAGGTAATCCAGAAGAGGGAGAATTGAGGCCACAGCTTCTTGATCGTTTTGGGATGCACGCCCAAGTTGGAACAGTGAAGGACGCGGAGCTCAGGGTGAAGATAGTCGAGGAGAGAGCACGATTCGACAAGAATCCTCAAGAGTTCAGGAAGTCCTACATCGCAGAGCAAGAGAAACTCCAGCAGCAAATTGACTCGGCCAGGAGTGGCCTTTCGTCCGTCATAATAGATCATGATCTTCGAGTGAAAATCTCCAAGGTATGCGCGGAGCTCAACGTGGACGGATTGAGAGGCGATATAGTTACGAATAGGGCAGCAAGAGCATTGGCTGCTCTCAAGGGAAGAGATAAAGTAACAACGGAGGATATTGCCACTGTCATCCCCAACTGCTTGAGACACCGGCTTAGAAAGGACCCTCTTGAGTCGATCGACTCGGGCTTGCTCGTGATCGAGAAATTCTACGAAGTTTTTGCCTGA
- the LOC125213828 gene encoding protein IQ-DOMAIN 10-like, translating into MGSGVWYKNIISKRKVKGEKSRKAKRYSFQRIDGCREDLCSLRGCLALANGACLDNQGSVVLSREYVAARKIQTAYRAHVARRSFCRMRGNVRLQKLVQCDSVKNQAHTTLGRLHTWTRTQVQIRARRANMVMEGQLRQKKLENQLKLEAKLHDFEVEWSGGSETVTEALAKIHHREEAALRRERALAYAFTRQWRANTMPCFGPSNKELSKADWGWSWMDRWIAARPWESRVYSPKKAQRARHPKLISANGKAVKKTISPASKAPGKVPRISPNGKVTRKSRKLSYNAATVKKVSAKSEEMKTKNAKESS; encoded by the exons ATGGGTTCAGGAGTTTGGTACAAGAATATAATCAGCAAAAGGAAAGTGAAAGGAGAGAAATCACGCAAAGCGAAG CGATATTCATTTCAACGCATAGATGGCTGCAGAGAGGATCTCTGCTCTCTCAGAGGGTGTCTAGCACTAGCCAATGGCGCTTGTCTCGACAATCAGGGCAGTGTCGTTCTCTCCAGAGAATATGTTGCTGCTAGAAAGATTCAGACTGCATACCGTGCACATGTT GCAAGGAGAAGTTTTTGTCGAATGAGAGGAAACGTAAGGTTACAGAAGCTGGTGCAGTGTGATTCTGTTAAGAATCAAGCACATACTACATTGGGTCGCCTGCACACATGGACGAGAACTCAAGTCCAGATTAGAGCACGTCGTGCTAATATGGTCATGGAAGGCCAACTTAGGCAGAAGAAGCTCGAGAATCAGTTGAAGCTCGAAGCCAAGCTTCATGACTTTGAG GTGGAGTGGAGTGGTGGTTCTGAAACAGTGACCGAAGCCCTTGCAAAAATACATCACAGAGAAGAAGCAGCACTGAGAAGGGAGCGAGCTTTGGCGTATGCCTTTACTCGCCAG TGGAGGGCCAACACGATGCCATGTTTTGGACCGAGCAACAAAGAACTTAGTAAAGCGGATTGGGGATGGAGCTGGATGGACCGTTGGATAGCTGCTCGGCCATGGGAAAGTCGAGTTTATAGCCCCAAAAAGGCACAGAGGGCCCGACATCCGAAACTGATCTCTGCTAACGGAAAGGCAGTTAAGAAAACCATTTCCCCTGCGAGCAAGGCGCCAGGAAAGGTCCCACGGATCTCTCCTAATGGAAAGGTTACCAGAAAATCC